One window from the genome of Streptomyces sp. WZ-12 encodes:
- a CDS encoding amino acid permease, producing the protein MPRSTPAPPTGTTAPTRALFSRAGVFRRKPVDASEAETAGGLRRTMGLWQLVALSLGGLIGAGVFSLAGVVAHQDAGPGVLLSFLIALVASAAAALCYAEFAGAIPRAGSAYTYSYAALGEIVGWIIGWDLLLEYTAIVAVVAIAVSGYFSYLLTRFGLDVPAWMLGAPGTGPGHRFDLFAALLCLLLAFVLSRGTRQSARFETALVAVKLGIVAVVVVAGALHLSASNYRPFLPYGIGGAVTGAATAFFAVYGYDAMSAAAEESAEAKRVLPKAIILSLGIAAVIYLAVCVVLLGMQSYRDIDVRSPFSGALASVGLAGLGTVVAVGAVVGITTSAFANMLAVTRVWFAMSRDGLLPRYFARNHPRRHVPTRVIWPVGIGAALIAGLLPIREAAGLTNIGILAAFIVVAIAVVVLRRTRPDLPRAFRTPWVPLVPAVGVAFSLWLIVHLDRLTWLRFAVWLALGLVVYALFGFRNSAEHGTGREGER; encoded by the coding sequence ATGCCCCGCTCAACTCCCGCGCCACCGACCGGGACCACGGCCCCCACCAGGGCGCTCTTCTCCCGCGCCGGCGTCTTCCGGCGCAAGCCGGTCGACGCCTCCGAGGCGGAGACCGCGGGCGGCCTGCGCCGCACCATGGGGCTGTGGCAGTTGGTCGCCCTCAGCCTGGGCGGCCTGATCGGCGCCGGCGTCTTCTCGCTCGCCGGCGTCGTGGCCCACCAGGACGCCGGGCCGGGCGTGTTGCTCTCCTTCCTCATCGCGCTCGTCGCCAGCGCCGCGGCCGCGCTCTGCTACGCCGAGTTCGCCGGCGCCATCCCCCGGGCCGGATCGGCCTACACCTACTCCTACGCCGCCCTCGGCGAGATCGTCGGCTGGATCATCGGCTGGGACCTGCTGCTGGAGTACACCGCCATCGTCGCCGTCGTGGCCATCGCGGTGTCCGGCTACTTCTCCTACCTCCTGACGCGGTTCGGACTCGACGTCCCCGCCTGGATGTTGGGCGCGCCCGGCACCGGTCCGGGCCACCGGTTCGACCTCTTCGCCGCCCTGCTGTGCCTGCTGTTGGCCTTCGTCCTCTCCCGCGGGACTCGGCAGTCGGCCCGCTTCGAAACCGCCCTGGTGGCCGTGAAGTTGGGCATCGTCGCGGTGGTGGTCGTCGCCGGCGCCCTTCACCTCTCGGCGAGCAACTACCGCCCGTTCCTGCCCTACGGGATCGGCGGCGCGGTCACCGGCGCGGCCACCGCCTTCTTCGCGGTCTACGGCTATGACGCGATGAGCGCGGCGGCGGAGGAGAGCGCCGAGGCGAAGCGGGTGCTGCCGAAGGCGATCATCCTCTCGCTCGGCATCGCCGCCGTGATCTACCTGGCGGTCTGCGTCGTCCTGCTCGGCATGCAGAGCTACCGGGACATCGACGTCCGGAGCCCGTTCTCCGGCGCGCTGGCGTCGGTGGGCCTGGCCGGGCTGGGCACGGTGGTCGCCGTCGGCGCCGTCGTCGGCATCACGACCTCCGCGTTCGCCAACATGCTGGCGGTGACCCGGGTCTGGTTCGCGATGAGTCGCGACGGGCTGCTGCCGCGCTACTTCGCCCGCAACCATCCGCGCCGGCACGTCCCCACCAGGGTGATCTGGCCGGTCGGCATCGGCGCGGCCCTGATCGCCGGCCTCCTGCCGATCCGCGAGGCCGCCGGCCTGACCAACATCGGCATCCTCGCCGCCTTCATCGTCGTGGCGATCGCCGTGGTGGTGCTCCGCCGGACCCGCCCCGACCTGCCGCGCGCCTTCCGCACCCCATGGGTCCCACTGGTCCCGGCCGTCGGAGTCGCCTTCTCGCTCTGGCTGATCGTCCACCTGGACCGGCTGACGTGGCTCCGCTTCGCGGTCTGGCTCGCCCTCGGTCTCGTCGTGTACGCACTGTTCGGCTTCCGGAACTCGGCGGAGCACGGCACCGGGCGGGAGGGGGAGCGGTGA
- a CDS encoding maleylpyruvate isomerase family mycothiol-dependent enzyme, with the protein MSEVSEVSRADALGPVAAATRRFLATVEGLTDADVGGATLVPPWTRGHVITHVARATDSLCRLLTWARTGVETPQYANMAARSAEIEAGARRPVRELLADVTASAERFDHAVRTLPAAAWSYEVRMRTGELRTPAALVPTRLRELEVHHVDLDAGYAFADVPSAAARWIIDDLIAAQRRRADVPPLRIEATDTDLVHAVGTGGPTVTGTQAALLGWLTGRTAGAGLATSAPGPVPPAPYWI; encoded by the coding sequence GTGTCCGAGGTGTCCGAGGTGTCGAGGGCCGACGCGCTGGGTCCCGTTGCCGCGGCAACGAGGCGCTTCCTGGCGACCGTTGAGGGGTTGACCGACGCGGACGTCGGCGGCGCGACGCTGGTGCCGCCGTGGACCCGCGGGCATGTCATCACTCATGTCGCGCGCGCCACCGACAGTCTCTGCCGGCTGCTCACATGGGCCCGTACCGGCGTGGAGACCCCGCAGTACGCCAACATGGCGGCCCGGTCCGCGGAGATCGAGGCCGGCGCCCGGCGGCCGGTCCGCGAACTGCTGGCCGATGTGACGGCGAGCGCCGAGCGCTTCGACCACGCCGTGCGCACCCTGCCGGCGGCGGCCTGGAGTTACGAGGTGCGGATGCGCACCGGCGAACTGCGCACCCCGGCCGCCCTGGTGCCCACCCGGCTGCGCGAACTGGAGGTCCACCACGTCGATCTGGACGCCGGCTACGCCTTCGCCGATGTACCGTCCGCGGCCGCCCGTTGGATCATCGACGACCTCATCGCGGCGCAGCGCCGGCGCGCGGACGTCCCGCCCCTACGCATCGAGGCGACGGACACCGACCTCGTCCACGCGGTGGGCACCGGTGGGCCGACCGTCACGGGCACCCAGGCCGCCCTCCTCGGCTGGCTCACCGGTCGCACGGCCGGGGCCGGCCTCGCCACCTCCGCGCCCGGGCCGGTCCCCCCGGCGCCGTACTGGATCTGA
- a CDS encoding L,D-transpeptidase family protein, protein MRRIPLRLSRPAVGALGRRTGAALALASLALPLTVALSSPAQAADRSGCYGLRGPYQKQAERFLGLRVDGRQSPSDCRAIRAFQNSHGITPNYGYAGPVTWNVMQLVAKQRAAGGHPNSAHKCPTNKGRIACVDLTRQLSWIQDGGRLVYGPVPIRTGREGGATRTGLKHIYWRHLHHVSTIYHSAMPYSQFFDGGEAFHAIGGSVWSAPGSHGCVNMRPNDAKKYWSLLHYGTAVYVYGHKTGT, encoded by the coding sequence ATGAGACGCATACCCTTACGACTGAGCAGACCCGCGGTCGGCGCCCTCGGCCGGCGAACGGGCGCTGCGCTCGCCCTCGCCTCCCTCGCCCTCCCGCTGACGGTGGCGCTGAGCTCCCCCGCCCAGGCCGCCGACCGGTCGGGATGTTACGGACTGCGCGGCCCGTACCAGAAGCAGGCCGAGCGGTTCCTCGGACTCCGGGTCGACGGCCGGCAGTCCCCCTCCGACTGCCGCGCCATCCGCGCCTTCCAGAACAGCCACGGCATCACCCCCAACTACGGCTACGCCGGCCCCGTCACCTGGAACGTGATGCAGCTCGTGGCCAAGCAGCGGGCGGCCGGCGGCCACCCCAACAGCGCCCACAAGTGCCCCACCAACAAAGGCCGGATCGCCTGCGTCGACCTGACCCGTCAGCTCAGTTGGATCCAGGACGGCGGCCGCCTGGTCTACGGACCGGTGCCGATCCGCACCGGGCGCGAGGGCGGGGCGACCCGCACCGGCCTCAAGCACATCTACTGGCGACACCTGCACCACGTGTCGACGATCTACCACTCGGCCATGCCGTACAGCCAGTTCTTCGACGGCGGCGAGGCGTTCCACGCCATCGGCGGCAGCGTCTGGTCCGCCCCGGGCTCACACGGCTGCGTCAACATGCGCCCCAACGACGCCAAGAAGTACTGGTCGTTGCTGCACTACGGCACCGCCGTGTACGTCTACGGCCACAAGACCGGCACCTGA
- a CDS encoding SDR family oxidoreductase, giving the protein MPTGSTDTPTPADRATAPTDGRPLAGTVALVTGASSGIGAATARALAREGCALALVARRADRLAELAADIDAQDTAPTLTLAADLTDGAQAAQAVHRTVEHFGRLDVLVNNAGYGARGAVLDSDPEEWDRMVDLNLKAVLRMSHAALPHLLRAVASAPRGTADLVNVSSVAGRVPRKDNSVYSATKHAVCSFSEALRQEVTGRGVRVGLVEPGMTTTEMPLGGQAAAAHGLPRDTWLDAEDIARAIAFMVTQPARVAINEIMVRPTSQER; this is encoded by the coding sequence ATGCCCACCGGCAGCACCGACACCCCGACGCCCGCGGACCGCGCCACCGCCCCCACCGACGGCCGCCCCCTGGCCGGCACCGTCGCGCTGGTGACCGGCGCCTCCAGCGGCATCGGCGCCGCCACCGCGCGCGCCCTGGCGCGGGAGGGCTGTGCCCTCGCCCTCGTCGCCCGCCGCGCCGACCGCCTGGCCGAACTGGCCGCGGACATCGACGCACAGGACACCGCCCCGACCCTCACCCTGGCCGCCGACCTCACCGACGGTGCACAGGCCGCGCAGGCGGTCCACCGCACCGTGGAGCACTTCGGCCGCCTGGACGTGCTGGTGAACAACGCCGGCTACGGCGCCCGCGGCGCGGTGCTCGACAGCGACCCCGAGGAGTGGGACCGGATGGTCGACCTCAACCTCAAGGCCGTGCTGCGGATGTCGCACGCCGCGCTCCCGCACCTGCTCCGGGCCGTTGCGTCGGCGCCGCGCGGCACCGCCGACCTGGTGAACGTCAGCTCGGTCGCCGGGCGGGTGCCGCGCAAGGACAACAGCGTCTACTCCGCCACCAAGCACGCGGTGTGCAGCTTCAGCGAGGCCCTGCGCCAGGAGGTGACCGGCCGCGGCGTGCGCGTCGGACTGGTCGAACCGGGCATGACCACCACCGAGATGCCCCTCGGCGGGCAGGCGGCGGCCGCCCACGGCCTGCCGCGCGACACCTGGCTGGACGCCGAGGACATCGCCCGCGCCATCGCCTTCATGGTCACCCAGCCGGCCCGGGTCGCCATCAACGAGATCATGGTCCGCCCCACCTCCCAGGAGCGTTGA
- a CDS encoding metallophosphoesterase family protein: protein MHLLLTSDTHVPRRAKAVPPHLLDAVARADVVVHAGDWTDVATVDLLRARARRLVAVYGNNDGPAVRARLPEVARAELDGLRLGVVHETGPARGRERRCADRFPDLDVLVFGHSHIPWDSTADTGLRLLNPGSPTDRRRQPHCTYLTALVADGRLTDVVLHRLPPRQ from the coding sequence CTGCACCTGCTTCTCACCTCGGACACCCATGTGCCCCGGCGCGCCAAGGCCGTTCCGCCGCACCTGCTCGACGCGGTGGCGCGCGCCGACGTCGTGGTGCACGCCGGTGACTGGACCGACGTCGCCACCGTGGACCTGCTCCGGGCCCGCGCCCGCCGTCTGGTCGCGGTGTACGGCAACAACGACGGCCCGGCCGTGCGGGCCCGCCTGCCGGAGGTGGCCCGCGCCGAACTGGACGGGCTGCGGCTGGGCGTGGTGCACGAGACCGGCCCCGCCCGGGGCCGGGAGCGCCGCTGCGCCGACCGCTTCCCGGACCTCGACGTGCTGGTCTTCGGGCACAGCCACATCCCCTGGGACAGCACGGCGGACACCGGCCTGCGGCTGCTCAACCCCGGTTCGCCGACGGACCGTCGACGCCAGCCGCACTGCACCTACCTGACCGCGCTGGTCGCCGACGGCCGGCTGACCGACGTGGTGCTGCACCGCCTGCCGCCCCGGCAGTGA
- a CDS encoding mycothiol transferase has product MSASTALLADAFGRIREVVEEVVDGLGPEELGSRPDGRGNSIAWLVWHLTRVQDDHVAGAAGTEQLWTADEWCPAFGLPFAEDDIGYGHSSRDVAKVRGLTAELLTGYHAAVHDGTVRFLRRLAVKDLDRIVDRGWTPPVTLGVRLVSVLADDLQHAGQAAYVRGLLGR; this is encoded by the coding sequence ATGTCCGCCAGCACCGCTCTGCTCGCCGACGCCTTCGGTCGGATCCGCGAGGTCGTCGAGGAGGTGGTCGACGGGCTGGGGCCCGAGGAGCTCGGCAGCCGTCCCGACGGGCGGGGCAACTCCATCGCCTGGCTGGTCTGGCACCTCACGCGGGTGCAGGACGACCACGTCGCGGGGGCCGCCGGCACCGAGCAGCTCTGGACCGCCGACGAGTGGTGCCCGGCGTTCGGGCTGCCGTTCGCCGAGGACGACATCGGCTACGGGCACTCCAGCCGGGACGTGGCGAAGGTGCGGGGGCTGACCGCCGAACTGCTGACGGGCTATCACGCGGCGGTGCACGACGGCACGGTGCGCTTCCTGCGCCGGCTCGCGGTGAAGGACCTCGACCGGATCGTCGACCGGGGCTGGACCCCACCGGTCACCCTGGGTGTCCGACTGGTGAGCGTGCTCGCGGACGATCTCCAACACGCCGGTCAGGCGGCCTATGTGCGGGGGCTGTTGGGGAGGTGA
- a CDS encoding class I SAM-dependent methyltransferase, with the protein MFAPEGPTLRELAVQALSSVERGYDLLAPKFDRTPFRTPDAVLRPVLRELQGLGPFANGLDLCCGTGAGMAVLAQVCRKRVTGVDVSAGMLAVGRARGPEDGRAADAVGGGGPRWDWVRADARALPFGPVFDVVVSFGAFGHFLPRERPGLFGQVAGVLRPGGRFVFPVMAPTRPGSPAYWALLGFDAAMRVRNALWRPQFVMYYRGFRLSQVRAELARAGFAVEWRALPELGRRADGSPRGRLMVATRLDASAG; encoded by the coding sequence ATGTTCGCTCCCGAGGGTCCCACGTTGCGTGAGCTCGCCGTGCAGGCGCTGTCGTCGGTGGAGCGGGGCTACGACCTGCTCGCCCCGAAGTTCGACCGCACGCCGTTCCGGACGCCGGATGCGGTGTTGCGGCCGGTGCTAAGGGAGTTGCAGGGGTTGGGGCCGTTCGCCAACGGGCTGGACCTGTGCTGCGGCACGGGCGCGGGCATGGCGGTGCTGGCGCAGGTGTGCCGGAAGCGGGTGACCGGCGTCGACGTCAGTGCGGGGATGTTGGCGGTAGGGCGGGCCCGTGGGCCGGAGGACGGGCGGGCGGCGGACGCGGTCGGTGGGGGCGGGCCGCGGTGGGACTGGGTGCGGGCCGATGCCCGGGCACTGCCGTTCGGGCCGGTCTTCGATGTCGTGGTGAGCTTCGGGGCGTTCGGGCACTTCCTGCCGCGCGAGCGGCCGGGGCTGTTCGGGCAGGTGGCCGGGGTGTTGCGACCCGGTGGGCGGTTCGTGTTCCCGGTGATGGCACCGACCCGGCCGGGGTCGCCGGCGTACTGGGCGCTGTTGGGTTTCGACGCGGCGATGCGGGTGCGCAATGCCCTGTGGCGGCCGCAGTTCGTGATGTACTACCGCGGCTTCCGGCTCTCGCAGGTGCGGGCGGAGCTGGCGCGGGCCGGGTTCGCGGTGGAGTGGCGGGCGTTGCCTGAGTTGGGGCGGCGCGCGGACGGCAGCCCCCGCGGGCGGCTGATGGTCGCGACGCGCCTGGATGCGTCGGCGGGCTGA